From Polaribacter haliotis:
CTTTTAAAACATCATCATTTTTAGATTGAAGCATTGCATATACAGACTGCATTACTTTTACTCGAATATGTCTTCTGTTAATCATTTTCTTAAAGAACTTAATATATAAATTGATCGGTTTTTTTCTAACACACTGCAAAAATAGTACTATTTTACTTTTAAACGACACACATTTTAAAATCTTTTACGTAAATTTAATATTGAAATTCAACATTGATTTAACATAATTCTTTATTGATAAAATACTATCTTCGTGCTTTAAAATAATGTGTTTTTTCTTTTTATTTCAACATAAATAATTAGCATTAAAACGTTATTACTGCTTATATTTTTAAAAACAAACATCTATATTGAAGGCTTTAAAATACATTAATAAATATTTTATTAAATATAAATGGCGATTATTAATAGGAATATTAATTACCATACTTTCTAAAGTTTTAGCTTTAAAAGTACCCCAAATTGTGGGAGATTCTTTAAATATTGTTGAAGATTATCAAATTGCGAAAAGCAATAATTTGCCAGCAGAAGAATTGGCAGTTTTATTGAAAGAAGTTGAGCATCAATTATTAATAAATGTTTTAATAATTGTTGGGGTTGCCATTTTAGCAGGATTTTTCACTTTTTTAATGCGACAAACTATTATTGTTACTTCACGTTTGGTAGAATTCGATTTAAAGAATGAAATCTATCAACAATATCAAAAATTATCACTTAATTTTTATAAAAAAAATAGAACTGGAGATTTAATGAACCGAATTTCCGAAGACGTTTCCAAAGTTAGAATGTATGTTGGACCTGCTGTAATGTACAGTATGAACATGATTGTGTTAATCGCAGTCGGTTTTACACAAATGATTAGTATTGATGTAAAATTAACGATGTATACCTTAATTCCTTTTCCTCTTTTATCGGTTTCAATATTTATTTTAAGTAAAGTAATTCATAAAAGAAGTACGATTGTTCAGCAATACTTATCTAAATTAACCACTTTTAATCAAGAGTTTTTCTCAGGAATTGGTGTAGTAAAATCTTACGGAATTGAGCGTCAAATTATCGCAGATTTTGATACAATTGCAGATGAAAGCAAAGAAAAAAATATTCATTTACATAAAGCAAATGCACTTTTTTTTCCATTAATGATTCTATTAATTGGGTTAAGTAACCTAATCGTAATTTACATTGGTGGAAAACAATATATAAATGACGAAATTCAAATTGGAACCATTATCGAATTTCTATTATATGTAAATATTCTTACATGGCCAGTTGCTGTTGTAGGTTGGGTAACTTCAATGATACAACAAGCTGAAGCTTCGCAAGCTCGAATAAATGAGTTTTTAGAAGAAGTTCCAGAAATTAAGAATAATAATACTTTACCAACTGAATTACAAGGAGAAGTTACATTTAAAAATGTAACTTTTACTTATGATGATACGAATATTACTGCTTTAAAAAACATCAACTTTACTATAAAAAAGGGAGAAACTGTCGCTATTTTAGGAAAAACTGGTTCTGGAAAATCTACAATTATTGAATTAATTGCGCGTTTATACGACACCAAAAAAGGAGAAATTCTTTTGGACGGACAAAATATTTTAAATGCCAATTTAAATGATGTTAGAAATCAGATTGGTTTTGTGCCACAAGATCCTTTCTTATTTTCTGAAACAATCGAAAACAATATTAAATTCGGAAAAGAAGATGCGACTGAGGCAGAAATAATTCAGGCTTCGAAAGATGCTGTTGTTTATGAAAATA
This genomic window contains:
- a CDS encoding ABC transporter ATP-binding protein, whose protein sequence is MKALKYINKYFIKYKWRLLIGILITILSKVLALKVPQIVGDSLNIVEDYQIAKSNNLPAEELAVLLKEVEHQLLINVLIIVGVAILAGFFTFLMRQTIIVTSRLVEFDLKNEIYQQYQKLSLNFYKKNRTGDLMNRISEDVSKVRMYVGPAVMYSMNMIVLIAVGFTQMISIDVKLTMYTLIPFPLLSVSIFILSKVIHKRSTIVQQYLSKLTTFNQEFFSGIGVVKSYGIERQIIADFDTIADESKEKNIHLHKANALFFPLMILLIGLSNLIVIYIGGKQYINDEIQIGTIIEFLLYVNILTWPVAVVGWVTSMIQQAEASQARINEFLEEVPEIKNNNTLPTELQGEVTFKNVTFTYDDTNITALKNINFTIKKGETVAILGKTGSGKSTIIELIARLYDTKKGEILLDGQNILNANLNDVRNQIGFVPQDPFLFSETIENNIKFGKEDATEAEIIQASKDAVVYENIIDFPRGYKTILGERGVTLSGGQKQRVSIARAIIKNPKILIFDDCLSAVDTETEERILENLKKVSQNKTTFIISHRVSSAKNADKILVLDNGKITQQGTHNQLITQEGYYKDLYEQQLLEKEN